One Bradyrhizobium sp. CCGB12 genomic window carries:
- a CDS encoding sigma-70 family RNA polymerase sigma factor — MPNVIAINAQASQSIIAAQATSDDMLLESIADGNRTAMHILYCRHNVRVYRFILRIVRDATTAEDLVSQVFLDVWRTAGQFQGRSQVSTWLLSIARFKALTAMRQRRFEDIDQEDVRQIPDDCDTPETSLDRNDTSAILRACVQKLSPAHREIINLVYYHEKSVEEVGQIIGIPQSTVKTRMFYARKQLADLLKGAGVDRFAA; from the coding sequence ATGCCGAACGTCATCGCCATCAACGCCCAGGCCAGCCAGAGCATCATTGCCGCTCAGGCGACTTCGGACGACATGCTCCTCGAAAGCATCGCCGACGGCAATCGGACGGCCATGCACATCCTCTACTGCCGGCACAATGTGCGGGTTTATCGTTTCATCCTGCGCATCGTGCGCGACGCCACCACGGCGGAAGATCTCGTCAGCCAGGTGTTCCTGGACGTGTGGCGGACCGCCGGCCAGTTCCAGGGCCGCTCGCAGGTCTCGACCTGGCTGCTCTCGATCGCCCGCTTCAAGGCCCTGACCGCGATGCGCCAGCGGCGCTTCGAAGACATCGACCAGGAAGACGTTCGCCAGATCCCCGATGATTGCGACACGCCGGAGACCTCGCTCGATCGCAACGACACCAGCGCCATCCTGCGCGCCTGCGTGCAGAAGCTGTCGCCGGCCCATCGCGAGATCATCAACCTGGTCTACTATCACGAGAAATCGGTGGAGGAGGTCGGGCAGATCATCGGCATCCCCCAGAGCACGGTGAAGACGCGGATGTTCTACGCCCGCAAGCAACTGGCCGATTTGCTTAAGGGCGCCGGCGTCGATCGTTTCGCCGCCTAA